The Flavobacterium faecale genomic sequence TTCCCAAATTGTCAAGGCATTTGGATTTGCTAAGGCATAACCGTAGTCAAAACCTAATACACCATACTCAGACAAGAAAGAGTTATATATACGGAAGTTTCCTTTTTTGTTTTCGATGTTGTTCAACAACACCACTTTTTCTTCTGAATCTTCTACTTTTACAACCGCATGACGGTGAGAAAAAGTCCCACGCTCTACATCTTGACCAGAAATACGAATATCATACCCTTCTGTCAATAATGTACCGTAAGCCAATGTCTCAGCAGTACCCCAATCTACTGCGTCGTTATTATAAACAGTTTGTCTATCATTAACGATTTTAGTGATTTTATTGATGAATTTTTTGTCTGATGGTAAGTTTGATACTGTTTTGATGATCGAGTCAAGAGTTGCTCTTTCTACTTTAGTATTTGCTTTCTCCAACATTCCTTTATCAGAAACTTGCTCAAAACCAATCCATTCATTTCTCATAAACGGAGTGATCACTGTCAATTCTTTTTTACGAGACGCTTCAAGATTTTGATCTAGGTCTTCTTTGTATTCTTTCTCTAAAGTCTTAACCAAATTACCATCGATTACACCTTGAGACAATAACTTCTCAGCATATATATCTCTTGGATTTTGGTGCTTAGCGATGATTTTGTATAAAACTGGTTGTGTAAAACGAGGCTCATCACCTTCATTATGACCGTATTTTCTATATCCTAATAAGTCAATAAATACATCACGACCAAACTCCATTCTGAAATCCAATGCAAATTGAATAGCGTGTACAACTGATTCTGCATCATCTGCATTCACGTGTAATACAGGTGACAAAGTAACTTTGGCAACATCTGTACAATAGGTTGATGAACGAGCGTCAAGGTAGTTTGTTGTAAAACCTACTTGGTTGTTGATTACAATATGGATAGTTCCACCGGTTTTGTAACCATCTAATTGTGCCATTTGAATAATCTCATAAAGAATACCTTGTCCTGCAATTGCAGCATCACCGTGAACGGCAATAGGTAATACTTTAGAAAAATCATTTGGATAATATTTATCTTGTTTCGCTCTAGTGATTCCTTCAATTACTGCACCTACAGTTTCAAGGTGCGAAGGGTTTGGAGCCAAGTTGATGTTGATTTTTTTACCAGACTTGGTAACTTTGTCAGCTGTAAGACCTAAATGGTATTTTACGTCACCGTCAAAATATTCTTGATCATAATCTTTTCCGTCAAACTCCCCAAAAATGTCTTGAGTTGATTTTCCAAAAATATTAGCCAAAACATTCAAACGACCACGGTGTGCCATTCCCATTACAAACTGCTCTACTCCTTTTTCGGCTGCTCTTTCGATCAAAGCATCCAAAGCTGGAATGATAGTCTCTCCACCTTCAAGTGAAAAACGTTTTTGACCTACATATTTAGTATGCAAGAAATTTTCAAAAGAAACCGCTTGGTTCAATTTGTTTAAAATTCCTTTTTTCTCCTCTGAAGAGAACGTAGGCTGGTTTTCGTTGATACTTAATTTGTCTTGAATCCATTCAACAATTTCTGGCTTACGGATGTACATGTACTCCACACCAATATGTTGACAATAAATTTTTCTTAAATGCTCAATAATCTGAGCTAGTGAAGAAGGTTGTAGCCCTAAAACTTTGGCAGCGTCAAAAACCGTACTTAAATCGGCAGATGAAAGACCAAAAGTCTCTAAATCTAAAGTTGGAGTAAATGATCTACGATCTCTTACCGGATTTGTTTGGGTAAACAAATGTCCTCTAGAACGGTACCCTTCAACCAATTTCAAAACTTTAAATTCTTTTTGAAGTTGCTCTGAAATCTTACTGTTATCAACAGGAGTCGATACTACAGAAGAAACAGATGCTGCGGGTGCGCTGTATTGTGCTCCGTTTTCGTCATTATACGTTTCCATCCCAAAGTCAAAACCTTGAAAGAAACTTCTCCAGCTTGGCTCAACGCTATCTGGGTTTTCTAAATATTGATCGTATAGTTGCGCGAAAAATTCGGTATGTGCTGCGTTTAAAAATGAAAACCTATCCATAATGTTAGTGAATATACTTTTTGTTAAATAGTTCGACAAAAATACAATAATCAATTATAACTGAATCTTTTTTTTAGCTACTTTTACATATAGATTTGTTAAAAAAAACTATAATTAGATGAAAAATACTCACCAATCAAGCTTTTTAGACCTACAATTTATTTTAATAGCACTTTTTGTAAGTTGTTTTGCAAGTGCTCAATTTCAAAATAAAAACCCCAATCTTCCCAATAATTTTTTGGATAAGGTTCAATTTGGAGGAGGACTTGGGCTCAGTTTAGGAAACGGCTACACCGATATATCCATCTCCCCATCGGCAATTTACAACGTTAATCAATACTTTTCGGCGGGACTTGGCGTACAATATACCTACGCAAAATTAAAGAATTCCTATACCTCAAACCTTTATGGCGGAAGTGTGATCACCTTATTCAATCCACTACCAGAAATCCAACTTTCGGCAGAATTAGAGCAACTTCGTGTCAACGTAACTGGTGTACCTTCAAATAATTTTACCGAAAATTTTTGGAATACCGCCCTGTTTTTGGGTGCAGGTTATCGTAGTAGTAACGCCACTATTGGTATACGATACAATGTTTTGTACAAAGAAAATAATCTTGCCTACAACACAGCATTCATGCCTTTTGTACGATTTTATTTTTAAGATTAGGAGCAAATTCCCGCCATACACTTCAAGCTATTCAAGTCTCAAGCTGTTTTTGTAGGGTCTAGGAGGAGCTTCTTTTAGTCGCTCTGCTAGCCCTACAAAAACTAGCTTTTTCCTTTAATAGGCTTTTCGTTTCTGTCAGGGCTAGTAAACTACTACTTGTATTTATTTCGAAACCAAACCTTTTGCCATTCTCTTTTTAAAATCAAGAAAGCAACATCTGCAGACAAGGCAACCAAATCAGATCCGTCCAAAGCTTTGATTTGCTCTTCAGACACATCGATTATATATAGGAGGTTCAAATATTCAGCAAATTTATACTGAATCATACGGTATATTTTTTCGTGCAACTGAACTTTAAGTTCATCAGGCGCAATACTTTTCGGAAAATCAATTCCTTCGTTTGCCAAATTGAAATCCTTATTAATCTGCTCAATCAAAGCAAGATATAACGATTCTTTCGATGCTTCTTCGAGCAATAATTCAGCAGAAATTGGAGCTATAAAATTCATTATTTTTTATTTTTTTTAGTATCCCAAGCCTTCACAATTTTTGCCAGCAAGCTATCACCTCCTGCATAAAAAAATACTGCTCCCATTGGTG encodes the following:
- a CDS encoding 2-oxoglutarate dehydrogenase E1 component; translation: MDRFSFLNAAHTEFFAQLYDQYLENPDSVEPSWRSFFQGFDFGMETYNDENGAQYSAPAASVSSVVSTPVDNSKISEQLQKEFKVLKLVEGYRSRGHLFTQTNPVRDRRSFTPTLDLETFGLSSADLSTVFDAAKVLGLQPSSLAQIIEHLRKIYCQHIGVEYMYIRKPEIVEWIQDKLSINENQPTFSSEEKKGILNKLNQAVSFENFLHTKYVGQKRFSLEGGETIIPALDALIERAAEKGVEQFVMGMAHRGRLNVLANIFGKSTQDIFGEFDGKDYDQEYFDGDVKYHLGLTADKVTKSGKKININLAPNPSHLETVGAVIEGITRAKQDKYYPNDFSKVLPIAVHGDAAIAGQGILYEIIQMAQLDGYKTGGTIHIVINNQVGFTTNYLDARSSTYCTDVAKVTLSPVLHVNADDAESVVHAIQFALDFRMEFGRDVFIDLLGYRKYGHNEGDEPRFTQPVLYKIIAKHQNPRDIYAEKLLSQGVIDGNLVKTLEKEYKEDLDQNLEASRKKELTVITPFMRNEWIGFEQVSDKGMLEKANTKVERATLDSIIKTVSNLPSDKKFINKITKIVNDRQTVYNNDAVDWGTAETLAYGTLLTEGYDIRISGQDVERGTFSHRHAVVKVEDSEEKVVLLNNIENKKGNFRIYNSFLSEYGVLGFDYGYALANPNALTIWEAQFGDFSNGAQIMIDQYISCGEDKWNNQNGLVMLLPHGYEGQGAEHSSARMERYLQLCARHNMYVADCTTPANFFHLLRRQMKTTYRKPLVVFSPKSLLRDPRCVSTVDEIANGEFQETIDDNTVNKADVKTLVFCTGKFYYDLTAERENNGRKDVAIVRIEQLFPLPVDQLKAIIALYPNADDYVWAQEEPKNMGAYSFMLMNFDLVKWRLASLKAYSAPASGSYTRAKRRHADAIKMVFDNTLFR